The proteins below are encoded in one region of Ascochyta rabiei chromosome 9, complete sequence:
- a CDS encoding Diphthamide biosynthesis protein 2 — MAVPALAGAPVLSTPDTHIFEDPTPAVDTSKLQRLSDEQVALTYEIERTVKEIREGRWNRIALQFPDHMLVDAPRVYEQLGRGLAKAKQAQGASAGAGASASASASANANATESRRNGTAVEELSAKLETKMGLEEKPDGEERLFILGDTSYGACCVDEVAAEHVDADCVVHYGRSCLSPPSRLPVIYVFTERPLDLDQTIATFQSTYPDKAQQVILMADIPYSHHIPALHTRLEQAGYTSLFSTQILHNPSSPLPNRTTPPGTSDALLDWALFHISEPPTSLLLTLSSRVASTHIYPTIPSSTLPAAEVANTRMNLRRRYALCTSLSTTPVFGILINTLSVKNYMTILAHVQKTIAAVGKKSYTFVVGKVNAAKVANFSEVGGWVVIGCWESSLIESKDFWRPLITPFELEIALQDDTNRVWTGEWSGDFTAILDDAQANEAKAAEEKTNGTSSKQERGETNGNADGDYDSEEESAPPEFDLRTGRYVSHSRPMQQSTPSNPKSIQNPSLSSTSASSTALTKRTSGALASVNGVVSPGAEFLRSKRTWVGLGSDYNNTDGEEDGSASGSGHAAKMEEGRSGIARGYHVGEDAEKH; from the coding sequence ATGGCAGTGCCCGCGCTTGCAGGAGCACCTGTGCTGTCGACGCCCGACACCCACATCTTCGAAGACCCCACGCCTGCTGTAGACACGTCGAAGTTGCAACGCCTCTCGGACGAGCAGGTCGCCCTCACCTACGAGATCGAGCGCACGGTGAAGGAGATCCGCGAGGGGAGATGGAACAGGATTGCGCTGCAGTTCCCCGATCACATGCTCGTCGATGCGCCGCGCGTGTATGAGCAGCTGGGTCGAGGGCTGGCCAAGGCGAAACAGGCACAGGGTGCGAGTGCGGGCGCGGGCGCaagtgcgagtgcgagtgcgagtgcgaaTGCGAATGCGACCGAGAGTCGACGGAATGGCACAGCGGTCGAGGAGCTGAGCGCGAAGCTGGAAACGAAAATGGGCCTGGAGGAGAAGCCGGACGGCGAGGAGAGGCTGTTCATCCTCGGCGACACCTCCTACGGCGCGTGTTGTGTCGACGAGGTGGCAGCCGAGCATGTCGATGCAGACTGCGTGGTGCACTACGGACGCTCCTGCCTCTCGCCCCCTTCACGGCTGCCCGTCATATACGTCTTCACCGAGCGCCCTCTCGATCTCGACCAGACCATAGCCACCTTCCAGTCCACGTATCCGGACAAAGCACAACAAGTCATCCTCATGGCCGACATACCCTACTCGCACCACATCCCCGCCCTCCACACACGTCTCGAACAAGCAGGCTACACCTCGCTCTTCTCCACCCAAATCCTTCACAACCCATCCTCGCCCCTCCCGAATCGCACAACGCCGCCCGGCACGTCAGATGCCCTGCTCGACTGGGCTCTCTTCCACATCTCCGAGCCACCCACCTCCCTCCTCCTCACCCTCTCCTCCCGCGTAGCTTCCACACACATCTACCCTACGATCCCCTCGTCCACGCTGCCCGCCGCCGAAGTCGCAAACACACGCATGAACCTCCGTCGCCGCTACGCACTCTGCACCTCGCTCTCCACAACACCTGTGTTTGGCATCCTCATCAACACTCTATCCGTCAAAAACTACATGACCATTCTGGCACACGTGCAGAAAACAATTGCCGCAGTGGGTAAGAAGAGCTACACGTTTGTCGTCGGAAAGGTGAACGCCGCCAAGGTCGCAAACTTCAGCGAAGTGGGCGGGTGGGTTGTGATTGGGTGTTGGGAGAGCAGTCTGATCGAGAGCAAGGATTTTTGGCGGCCGCTCATCACGCCGTTTGAGCTGGAGATAGCGCTGCAGGACGACACGAATCGCGTCTGGACGGGCGAGTGGAGCGGCGATTTCACTGCGATTCTGGACGATGCCCAGGCGAACGAGGCCAAGGCCGCAGAAGAAAAGACCAATGGAACCAGCAGCAAGCAGGAGAGAGGAGAAACAAACGGTAATGCCGACGGCGACTACGACTCGGAGGAAGAATCCGCACCCCCCGAATTCGACCTCCGCACCGGCCGCTACGTCTCGCACTCGCGCCCCATGCAACAATCCACGCCCTCCAATCCGAAGTCGATCCAGAACCCCTCTCTCAGCAGCACATCAGCCTCTTCCACCGCGCTGACAAAACGCACATCCGGCGCCCTCGCCTCCGTCAACGGCGTCGTCTCGCCCGGCGCAGAGTTCCTTCGCAGCAAGCGCACCTGGGTCGGGTTGGGCAGCGACTACAACAACACTGATGGCGAGGAAGATGGGAGTGCAAGTGGGAGTGGACATGCAGCTAAGATGGAAGAGGGGCGCAGTGGGATAGCGAGGGGTTATCATGTCGGTGAAGACGCAGAGAAACACTGA